The window AGGAAACTGTGGCGCCGATCCTGAGTGAAGCAGAAGTGTGCTATGATCTCGTTGTGACAGGTGTGTTCTATATAAAGCACCGAGTGCTCCGAGAGAgtaaagaccatgaggttcaggatgtgcCTTCACTGACTATAGCAGCACACTTTTTGAACCCACAAAAAACTTGTTTGGCATTGTTTTGGTGTTGTCATGTGCTGTTACAGGTCTCTTACAGCTGTGTTACCTCATTCTAATAATAGATTGATTGATTATGGTCATAAAATTGGGGCCCATATCAACTGCAGTAAAAGGTCATCATCAGAGTTGGCAATTTTAAACCTTGATTTGACCTGAAACCATTCACTCGAACTGATGATTTGTTCAATCAGCGCTACaccctgagcatttctgactgctTTCCATTTATACACTTGGGTGTAGTAAGACAAGTAGATGGAGTGACTTGCCTACACACACTACATTGTGGGCttcaaaccagggacctctttaCAGCAGCCATTACATTTAATACGTTGTCAAGCAAGCTGTCAGAAATCACATCAACTTCTGTTCTTGATAACTATTGACATAATATTCTCATGACTTTTTTGCCAATATTTCAGATTATCCGAACCATGCTCGTGACATGATGACAACATTGGACTTGACTGTCTACAAGGGCATTATCATCGTCTCCGGAGATGGACTGATATTTGAGGTTCGTTTGAATTCCTGATCATAAAAAGATTTAAAAGTTACGGTATCGACCCCTAAACTCTCCCTCCCAACTGAATTGCGGTGCCCGACGATGTTGGTTGATGGTCCCTTTTGTTCTCTTCTAGGTGCTAAACGGCCTCATGATGAGGAATGACTGGGAGGAGGCAGTTAAGATACCAATAGGAGCTATCCCTGGTGGGTCCGGCAATGCTCTATGTTGTGCTATTAATCATGCAGCAGGGTAGGTTGATCGCATGATCCGGCAAATGGCAGAGTCAAAAAGTCTGCTTTGGATGACGTGGTTGTTGGAGAGTGTGATGGCTTAGTGGTTGATGATTGCATGATCCTGCAAATGGCAGAGTCAAAAGGTCGGCTTTTGATGACGTGGTTGTTGAAGAGGATGTGATGATACATATGTGAGAGTGTCTGATTTCTAATCAAGAGAACATGGGTTGGAATCCTGGACAGGTCGAAATAACTTTGTTCTTTCCCCCTTTGAGGTTGATGCACTTTGTAGCCGGTCCATTATCGCCTCCTGAACATTCCATGAAAGTGAAGTGCTTTGAGCAAGTATCTATTAAGTGCCATGTAGAACATGTTTAACATAAGTTCATAGAAGATTTGTCACAACATATTCAGCGTACAAAAGCCAGGTTTGCAGATTTCCAGCTGTCTTCATTGTTGAAATAAGTTCAGTATAAAATCTCGGCAGCTGTCACCAGCAATCTGGAtccatacgtgtacatgtacatgcataaccATAGGACATAACATATTAAACATTGAATATGATCATGAATATGCTGAACTGAAGATTTCTAAACAAATAAATCTTCTATAAAATTTGATTGGCAGCATGGATTATGAGTAATTCCATTTATCAGCTGTTGAGCAAATTGAGTTTTTCTCAAACAAATGTCCTCAGTTAACTGATTTGGTGGAGATTTTAACTCAAGGATGGAAATCGAGTCTCGAGTTATATGCAGATCTGTAAAGAAGGGGGGTGCCCTGCCGCCCAATTCAGCAGGGCTGATCCAAATATCCTTAACTTTAATTCTAACCTTGCATTCATATTGTTTTTGTCTGATGCATAAATATATTTGTCTCCTGCCGTTTTCAGTGAGCCATTCCTGGAGAACTGGGCGCTACATTCTGCCTATATCCTGATCAAACACCAAATCGTTCCAATGGATCTCGTTGCCATCGACACTGCAAAGCGGCGCATATACTCATTCCTGTCGATCTCGTGGGGAATTATGGCAGACGTCGATATTGAGAGTGAAAAGTACCGTAGACTAGGGCCGGTCAGATTCACCATCGGGGGACTTACTAGAATATTTAGTAAGTAACGGGGAGATTTCCGTAAGCTACTGCATTACTGGATAACTCATTGTTCGACTTGAAGGCCGTTTGTCAAAAGTATTATACTACCATGTACTCAGTTCTTGAGTGACTTTAAGGCAATCCTGGATACCGGACAGCAGGTGGCCAATACAGTAATGAACTGAGTTCCACTGAGTGCTAGAATTTGCTGTTACTGGCTCGCAAGCTTACAAACCCTGACCATGACATCCTTGGCAAACTGGGGGGTGACTTCAAACAGTGTGAACTGAACTACTCCATTTCCTACACCAGCATGCCCACAGCAATGCCAGGTGGCTCAGGAGACCAATATTAAGAACTAACTGCGAATGCTGGGTTTTGATAGGACTGCCGCAGTTGCTAtcatatcatttattcatataaaacGCTTTTCCTTTTCAGATCTGCGGACATATCGTGGGCGTTTATCCTTCTTACCCATTGATGAGTACGTCCCTAGAAGACCTCAATCAAGGGCTAAAAATCGTCGACCACCTGGACGAAGTGCATCCATGTACGAACCAGAACTTGAAGATTTGGGAGGCAATGAACAAAGACGaacaatgtcatcatcagaGACTTTCTCCACTTTCGATGATCAGCAACGGAAAATCACACACAGTGATTCCATATTGGATGACTCTATTCAGGCTGCACTTGATGAACAGCTGATGAACTTGTCCGTCAGTCTTGACGACTCTAAAACTCAGGTTGAAGACATCAATTGTAACAACTCGTTAAAGTCGAATGAGTTTCATGATGACAGTGACATGATTCTAGAATCTTATGCAGAGACTGTGCCAACGCCTTTGTTACCAGCAAGGGACCAAGAACCGCCCAGCAACTGGGTCAAGATAGAAGACGACTTCGTTATGGTTTTAGCTGCTTATCAGACACATCTTGGAAAGGATGTTTTCGCTGCCCCAGGTTGTAAATTTGATGATGGGTGTATTCATCTATCGTTTGTCCGTAAGGGTGCGTCCCGTGGTGTTTTGTTTGGGTTGATGTCAGCACTTGAAACCGGGGCTCAATTAGAATCGCCTTACTACGAGTCGGTTCGTGTTTCCGCTTTTCGGTTAGAGCCGCTGACACCAGGTGGCATCATAGCTGTCGATGGGGAGGTGGTGGATTATGGGACCATTCAGGCGCAGATTTTGCCGTCCGCTGCAAGACTTATGGCGATCCCTGGTGGGAACTGACAACAATAAAGCTAAAAATACTTATCTCACAATTTAAAACCCAGGACTTGGTTTGGAAAAACCTGAAGAACTTAAGTGTTTTCATTGTTATCTAAGCTCTAACTCTGTTCTTGGATGGGGTATATAATTGTAACTGTTTAACATTCCTACTCTGCACTTTATATTTACAAATACATCTTGGAGCAGAAACTGAGTCTATCTAATATAGGTTTGTCATTTTACAGATGTATACATGATACTATCAGTAGAAGGCATACCGTGTTGAATTCAATTCCATGCATTCAAATTACTTAAGATATGTGATAACGCCCCTTTGTCATGCGTCTTGCCTGGACAGCTTAGTGAAGTTGACGTTTTTTCAACTATTGCTGGTTCTCTTTATCTTGAGTGTAGACATGTACTGAAGTACAGACATACATCCAGTATACAACATCTTTGCCAACCATGTCACGATATGCAATGTACAGAGTATTCCTATTTTTATCATGACATTTTGCCTTATTCCAAATGGTGCCATACAATGACAGCTTCCAATAAATTCGTGAAAGGGCCGTACTGGCAACTTGGGTGAAAATGAATGATGGTCAAATGCTGTGTATTATAATGGGTTGATCTCAATATTCAGTGCGATTTACTATTAGTATTTCTAAATATACACCATTGACAAAACCAGATTGAGCATAACCCCCAATTGCATCTAAATTCCATGTTCATTCTCAACATCTTTTAAAGTATTCAATTTCCAGCAATCAATTTATACCAGATAAGTTACAGTTATCATCGAGCATAGAATCTATGATTTGTTAATGCTAGTTGTAGGAATGCCAACCAAGCACATCTTCGAAATGGATACTGCATGCTACCATTCTTTTTTTTATATGCGTAGACTTCTCACAGTGAATCCAGTCCATTGTTGAACCTAAACAGATCTCGTTTATGTTATTTCCAGTATTAACAATTGTGATTTGAAACGTCTTATTACAATGTAAAAACTTTTGTAAATATTCTTCTTTCTGTCAGTTATGTTTTGAATACTGTCTTGTTAATTTCAGAGATTTGAATGTGCTTGTGAATTTATTTATTCTAACATGttgaacaaaattttgtgtcGCCACTCTGGGGTTCAATAAAGGTCCAAATGTTATGACCTAAAGTGTCGATCATCACCAAGGAGAATTTTCAGGTTTCAAACTAAAGTAATTGACTGACTTTCACCCTTATGGGCTAGTTTGATTAGATCATATGATGACAATATATCAACTTGATGTACAGCTGAgtgttagtacatgtactacccTCTTGCAGTGTTTTCACCCGTTCAAGTCCCTACATCTACTAAAACTGCTAAAGACGACAGACATTTAGTGTTATGATAGCTTGGTAGAGGGAACAGTTATGTATTTCTATGTGAGCACCAAGTGTGAAAGGGATTTCAGGACATAACTTAGAATCCCCTGTTAGCTTGTTTCCTCCACAGCAAGGACTGCAGGAACACTTTGGAAACCACTTTTCACAGGCATTTGATTAATTTCAAAGTAAATTATTTGCTCTGCATTAACAACTGACCACAAAGCCTGTGGAATGTGAGAAACAGTTGAATCCGTCCTTCAGTCTTAAAAGACTGATTTTCTGTGTAAGAATGGTGAAACCTACACTGTAATTGACAAGTTGCATGTCTTCCAAAGCTGTGGTTGTAGGCTATGTGACTTGAATATGGGCATGCAGACACCGCAAGAGAAGTATAAGAGTGTAAATGTAGCAAAAGCTTTAATTGTAACCCAGTGGACTAGATGTGCTATCATGTTATCATTGTCTTAAAGATTAATGAAGTTTATAGAGGAATATGTCGTTGTCAGATGTTTGACATCAATGATCCTTTATGGAGGTGTTGAACTTTCTGTTTTTATTCAGagtgtttttttcagaaactGCTGTAACACTATAAGATCAGGTAATATCATATGACAATTACTTGATAAGGTGTCAATTAGGATATCCATCCAATAAGTTCATGTATTTCTCGATTTTGGTGGGAACATTCATGAGCCAGTTCTGTTCATGCAGCTTACTTGTATTATATTTTGTTTGTGTGAATTATATTTGAAGATTTTGGAAACAGGACCATATATTGGTCAGTTCCATGAGCAAATGTGCACAACTGAATCCAGGGATTGCGGCTGATGATTGTATTAGAACAACTGAGCTCTTTTAATTGTCTGTCATATTGACATTGGTGAACAAGAATTACTTTGGAACTTAAAAGTTTCAACATGAGTGTATTTGTGTTTTATATATGGTGTGTAAATGTTTTTAAATTTGTTTTGTGTGTAGCTGTTGCTTTTTAGCTTAGTTTCTGCAAATCCGGATATATTTGCGTACTTtatattttggcattttttgcATTTGCAgataatcatgaaaatttatGGGGGAAattactgaaaatgaaatacagaAAAATGGAATTACTGATACGCATTTGTCAAAATGCTAAATTTAAAGTGtgcaaaagttgcaattttacaAAACCATGAAATAGCATGGCCGCGAATATTTCTGGGTGCGCAGTTTCCAAGACTAAGCTCCTTTCATATCTTCTGCAGCATTCCAAATCATTGTACCATTTGCCAACAGTCTGCAGGGTTCTGTACAATCATTTGTAACGTTATCATATCACAAGCAGAGCACGAATGTACTAGTAATCAAGCTATGTGACCCATCTCCGCTAAACTAGGTACATGTCACACGGAAGacgagcctaaatgacaccaggagataatggaggaaattgatgtgctcagattTTACAGAagacagacaacagtgaaattaaCAACCAGtatgtctcaacctgccaagctcagtcgagcaacatgcgcctggttttgctaaGGGTGCCATATTTGACTTAACTTGATAGCCATTGTCTGTTGACCAACTATCTGATCTAATTGACATCATGTGACCTTATGATTGACACTGACATTGAATCAGTATTAAAATTTGAGGATTATGCATTTCAATTTTAGACTCTGCTTGTGATATACTTATCCCGTGAAATGTTTGCCAAACTAAAGCTGGCAAATTACCTTGTGGTACACTACTGTATTTGCTACCGCAATTTGATGGTTAATGCGTAAGAGTTGAATCAGAAGGCTTGCAAAATTTCACAGCTTACCGGGCCGTATTGACTTAACAATCTTTAATCCAAACCAAATCTGACGAATTTCTTTGATTCTCATTTCAATATTCCTACCGCCGCCATACTTTGAGAATTCCTGAAATACAATCAAGTTTTATATGAACAAGTAATAGATATTTGAGGGCTTAGAAGCACAGTGATTGTTTCAGAATCTGATGATTATTATCATGTGTCAATACGAATTGCTTATTTTTCTATTGTTGTTTACATTATATATAAAGAAGTATGCTTGTGACGCGGTGTTTTCTGACAGTAGTCATCAAATGCCTAATCTTTGTAACATTCACTTCAAATCACATGTTATATACTCCAATTGGGCATTTTGCAAATATCTTAGTGATTAATCTGGCTTCTTTGCTGTTTAGTACATAATCACCTTTCATAGTTCTACTTACGTTTTGTTAGCACAAATTTCTCGAGCGGCCTGAGGAAATTGGGAGTTAATATTCCCTTCTCCAGCCCTGTTTgagtgcagggccggagaagtgaacattaacccctgatttttTCAGGAGGGACAATCCCAATGAATTGTTTTTTCACCATGACTTTATAGAGTCATATTATCACCATTGGCGATAGATAGGCAGTACAATTCGACAGCCAGAATATTTCCTGGTTTTCTAATCTCTTCAACCACTTTGCCATTTCTCGTGCCATTTCTAGAGACATTCCATTTATTCATTCAATAGCTTAGACTTCCTATTGATGTTTGAAAAAGATGATTTGACCAATGGGTTAGGGCACAATCATTGAGTTTCACATACCATTTCACGTACCGTTTTCACATACCATTACCGTCACATACCCTGTCACTCTTAGGGGACAAATGATTCAGTTTTGTTATAGGGGTCAAAGTTCTATGGTCTCTCCAAGCATTCACTTTATCATTCATTGACAATAGACTAGGACTGATTTTCCAGGTGGAATAAATTTGCTTTCATGCTGGCAAAATGAATTGATACTTATAGTTGTAGATCAAGATGTTTCTGTCTTTATCAGTATTCCTAGTAGTCGGCTTGCTTTTCATACAGTCATTATATGAGAATTTATAACATATGTTACGATTTTAGGGAGTTTATAACATAGTAGGGTTTAGGGGAGTTCATCCTTAGTAAAATTGATTGATTATAGAGACTCTTAGTCTTGCCTCTCCATTGCTCTTTCGATGATCATATATTAGTTACTTCATATTATCCAAGTATTATTTAATTTATTCAATGTCTTTTACGATTTATTTATCTAGATGAGCACATCTTTCACGCAGAAATTTCCAGTAGAAATATATTGCCGTTTTGGTGAATGTGTGTGCTGGCATTCTCCACTTTCCCTTGTTTTGGGGAGTTTTTGACCTTATGAAAAATTCTCACAGTTGCAGCGCATCAGATCATAGTAATTTTACAACCAATATCAGAAATTAGTGATTTGAAAAGTATTGATTATCTAAATGATACAAAGTTGTCATACTGACATTGACAATTTTCAAACAGAAACTGCTTTAAATGTCTGCTAAAATGTGAGTTTTTCCCCTTGTGAGTAGCCAAGAATTGTTTTTTGTCCTGAAATAATGTATTTCAAGCACAATTTTGTaacagaatttgttgaaattatttCTACTCCAGTATTACCTACACCATTGTACAATATCTCGATACTTAGGCTGTGTGCTGATTTGCATAAATAAAATGATTTGCCAAAAAATATtagttttctcatctttacctcTAAGATTTTCCTTCCAAACTTTCTGTTCAAAAAGAGCTTCTTTCAAGCAAACCATCCTGTGCCAACACAATCCTTTACTGTAGAGGCTCCTCAGAGCCATCTACCCAAAGCTGGGCGTTGACGTCTCTTATATAACCATCTTGCCAAAGCTTATCTCTTACTGTAGAAACCTCTCTGCAAATGATCTCTTTCTGCTCGGACTTCTTGTAGTAATCCCTCTTCAGGCTGATCTTCTAATGTAGAGACTTTTAGTCATTTTCCCAAAGCTGAGCTTTGAGCTCATCTATAGATCCCAAAGCTGATCTCTCAATGTAGCAACTTCTCTGAGCCATCCATTCCAAATCTGACCTCAGACTCTAGGGAATTTCCTGTACCGGGTACATGTCAAGTGGCTGTCTTTCGGCAGTGCCTATTatactcttccagctggttatcgtcACTACTTGACTCCTCCAGCTGGTTAACCATGTCCCTGTTACGGACACGTTAAACCGAGTCAGGCTACATTTCTGTTCGTCACTATTCTTGGTTACTATTGGTGTAACCTCCGAGAGCCAGTCATATCAGGGCCATGtatatgctcctccccttgcatcAAATTACATAAATATGGGATATCTCAGTGACCTCCGCGCAGTTCTTTTTATCAAGACGTGCCAGTTTTCTCAAAGTGTGCCTTGTTCCATTTGCATCACCATGCCGAAGTCCATGACATCTATATCGTGACCCAGCATGATATGCCAATAACACTTCTGCCGTTGATAAGCCTGCTTGCCATAGGCCTGGTATCGATTGAGACGACACAGGACTTCCTAGTAGAGGCGTGGCGTGCATTCAACAGCATTTCTCTAGATATCACAGCATAGTAGGGAGATACCAACCGGTAGACCCGTTAGATTCTTTGAGCCATTAGATCATTCAACTGAGGTAAGTGAATTTCCTAATTGATTACTCCCGAAATGATAACGGTGCAGCAGTAATCATTGGTGACGTGAAATGGTCTCCGAACCGGACGGACGCTCAGTTGTCCTGCGGATGCGTCCACCCTTTCTGTGTTGAGAGGACGAAATGGAACAACGTGTAAGATTGTTCCAAAGGGGTGCATGGCATTTAGCTACGTACGCTCTAGACGTAGTGGTATCGGCCTCGTCTCCTCATCTAACAGAATgaatgaataggatgacgaaataatactgccccgggagtctacggTGACACTGTATGCATGTTATATGATCATGACATTCACGACTCTCTCAAGTGTTCACACATGTCACAAAACTTCGTAAGGGGAGGGAAGGCAATGTGGGTGTTACGGTCAAACCCCCCCGGAACCAAAACAACATTATTCACATTCAAGGGGACAGAGTTACAGTCGCATCTAAAGGGGCCGGAATAACGGTCACATATCTCAAGGAATCGCATCAGTTTCGAGCACAACCATTAGTCCAACTCGAACGTGTCAGTCACATCTCATAGAGACAGAACGACTTTCAAATGTATCTCAACGCAGGACAGCGACGGCAGTCAATCCCTCGGGGAACAATGGTTGTAGGAGGTGAAAATGAGGACATCTGACGTGTATTCAAGTCAAATACAAGAGTCAACATTAATTGTTAATATTGGCACTATCGATTTTATGTTGGCCATTCAAACGATCTTTTTTTAAAACTCAGTCCTGTTGTCGTCTGTCCAGGTAGGCCTATCCGTCCAATACGTGGTATCGCACCTGTGGTCCAGGCATATGTCGACAGATTTAATAAATGGTgcaatcaagaataaataaagactatcAATAGATCATCTCGTAGCGACTGAACAGGAAAAAACTGAATAATACTAATCAATGGTGGGTGCATCACCTCGGAAGTAAGACCTCGTGCATTTGAGGTATGGGCCCGGTTTATGCAGTTTAGTTTAAACTTTTTCCACACTTATCATGTCGAGCCATTATAGATTGTGCGTGATGTGACTTGAAAATTGAGACACTTCAGTCCTCCAGCACAATCATATCTTGTCAATGATGAATTACAAGCGCATGTCGAGTGGGCAATTAGAAACATGATCTGGCCCTTGTTTATCACGCCCACAGATCACGCGGAATTCGATAGAATAATCGAGATGTAGGTTAAGAATCAAAAACAGTTCCTTATCTCGTCCTGGACtgtggcaacattttttttaggTCTGCGGGAACTAATTACCTCTACAGACTAACGACAGCGATGTGTGACGGCTCGTAACTTCATCGTGGTCGATCCGACGGTAGCAGGCCCAGTGTCTATGCGGTGGTTGTGACTAGACAcatatgcagtccatttcgtctgATCGTCTTGGCGACatgacgaggccggtccactgcgtccggagtgtggttgtgattggctgattggttATTGAGACATGCTCCGATTTTACTTTTTCATTCCATGAAACGGCGCGCATTTGTAGACCCATCCTGATGAAACATTTAGAGAGCGAGATTCATCTCTCGCTCGAACCAAAAAGGCGCCGTCTTCTTCATTTTGTTTGAAGGACCATGAGTGTATCACCAGAACCGCTTGTCTCCTTCAACGAATTGTACTTTTGAGGCGACGTATGAATTTTATCCTgtccaccaaggtttttgcgtCTCGTCAATATTGTACATCTAAAGGAAGTATAAATCCAAGCAGGATGTGACATGAGTGGTTCTTCCTCGACACCAATGCGTCTCTCCCCGTGACTTATCCTAATGAAACCAGGGGTTAATGTCCGCTTCTCCAGCCCTTACGAGGAGCACTCTGAGGAGAGACAGAGGTGATCCTGAGCGGATGTGATTACTGTCCATTTGAGGCAACATTCATGTTCACGCAGGCGGCCTCGTGTCTTCATCAACGTTACCGGACTGCCCGTTCGTATCACCCAAGCCTCGTGTCTCATGTttgtcttcttttcttcagataaccgaGCTTCACAATGGG is drawn from Lineus longissimus chromosome 1, tnLinLong1.2, whole genome shotgun sequence and contains these coding sequences:
- the LOC135486401 gene encoding sphingosine kinase 2-like; this translates as MSRNFYAVNGDTCIPFEAGDNKASGDDWKYVRNNSDGNVVGQNIILEDNFSVFPKKKVLYKVTVTEQSLTCSVPLIELLPYDSNGKGSNSNATRRSRPSYSSVPPQIEFKDVIGCHVMKGKDSDDKSAYFCIYHYPHKKKMLAKKSSRRRHTMTFLVNQANTYEENNVIAEHWKKIIVCLSKGLEIHNLSSWNLPQNKKYLIFVNPFSGTRKALTMYKETVAPILSEAEVCYDLVVTDYPNHARDMMTTLDLTVYKGIIIVSGDGLIFEVLNGLMMRNDWEEAVKIPIGAIPGGSGNALCCAINHAAGEPFLENWALHSAYILIKHQIVPMDLVAIDTAKRRIYSFLSISWGIMADVDIESEKYRRLGPVRFTIGGLTRIFNLRTYRGRLSFLPIDEYVPRRPQSRAKNRRPPGRSASMYEPELEDLGGNEQRRTMSSSETFSTFDDQQRKITHSDSILDDSIQAALDEQLMNLSVSLDDSKTQVEDINCNNSLKSNEFHDDSDMILESYAETVPTPLLPARDQEPPSNWVKIEDDFVMVLAAYQTHLGKDVFAAPGCKFDDGCIHLSFVRKGASRGVLFGLMSALETGAQLESPYYESVRVSAFRLEPLTPGGIIAVDGEVVDYGTIQAQILPSAARLMAIPGGN